The genomic interval CTCTCGCCGCCCTCGCAGAGCGAGATCACCGGCGGACTGAAGGTCTACATCGACGCCCTGGTGCGCGGGCTCGGCACCACGAGGATCCGGATCGATGCCGGCATCCGTCGTGTCACCCGCGAAATCGACGGCTACGCCGTCGACGATGCGAACGGGACGCGCCATACGTTCGATCACGTCCTCATCGCGACCAACGCGCGGCAGGCGGCTGACCTGATCGAGTCCGTCCCGGAACTCGAGGCGAGGGCTGCCGAGCTGCGCCGCTTCCGGTACTTCGACACGACGATCGCGATCCACGGCGATCGCCGGCTGATGCCCCGCAGCAACGCCGCATGGTCGGTCGTCAACGCCCGTTGGGACGGGGCGCACAGCTCGCTCTCGATCTGGAGCCCGGCGCGCGGGCTGCCGGTCTTCAAGAGCTGGGTCACGTTCGATCAGGCGCTCCCCGAGCCTCTCTACGCCGTGACGACCTACGAGCACGGCAAGATCGACACCGACTACTTCGACGCGCAGCGCCGGCTGAAGGATATGCAGGGGCAGCACGGGCTGTGGCTGGCCGGCCTGTACACCGACGATGCGGATTCGCACGAGAGCGCCATACGCTCCGCGATCACCGTGGCACAGCGGCTCGCGCCCGATTCACCGCGGCTCGCGCAACTGCTCGGCTGAGCCCGCCGGTCTCTGAGCCCCGGCCGGTGGCTGGGCTTGTCGAAGCGTCGGGCGGTCCGCACCGGGCCCCTCGACAGGCTCAGGGCCCTTCGACAGGCTCAGGGCCCTTCGACAGGCTCAGGGCCCTTCGACAAGCTCAAGGACCGGTGGTCGGCGAGATCGCCCGCTTGATCTCTTCGAGCTGCGCGGGGTCGGCCAAGCTCGATCCGAGCCCGACGACCCGAACTCCGGCGTCGACGAAGGACCTGGCGTTGGCGGCCGACACCCCGCCCGTGGCGACGAACCGCACCTCGGGGAAGGGGCCGTTCATCGCAGAGATCCACTCCGGCCCGAGCACCGACGCAGGAAACGCCTTCAACCAGTGCAGTCCGAAGCCCCTGCATCGCTGGATGTCGCTCGCCGTGGCGACCCCGGGAAGAGTCGGCAGCCCCGCGTCGAGGCTGGCGCGGATGACCGCTTCATCGGCGCCGGGGCTGACCGTGTACACAGCTCCGGCATCGCGCGCGACCAGTACCTGGTCGGGCGTCAGTATCGTGCCCGCACCCACGACGAGGCCGCGCTCACGACCCGCTGCGGCGACGTTCGCCAGCGCTTCCACATCGGTGGCAGACTGGATCGGCAGTTCGAGCATCGTCACACCGAGGTCCCAGGACTGCTCGGCCATCTGCAGGCTCCGCTCGACTCCGAGGCCGCGCGCGATCACCAGTATTCGCTCGTCCGCGAACGCCTCGTCGAACCACTCATCGGATGAAGGCATCCCACTCTCCCTGTCTGTAACGGTGAGGTTCAGAAATCCCCGAGCGACATCAGCACCGCTCGGGCCCGGTCGTGTCCCGTGCGCAGGGCATCTTCCGTCGATCCGCCGGCGAGCACACCCGCGAGATAGCCCGCCGCGAACGCATCCCCCGCGCCGACCGGTTCGACGACCTCGATGGCCGAGGTCGGTTCGACGAAGCGACCGGACGAATCGAACGCGTATGCCGCCCGTTCGCCGTCCTTCACGACCAGCACGGCAGGCTCGCGGAGAAGGTCGCGCACATCGTCCGCCGACTCCGTTCCCCACAGCGCATGTGCCTCATCGAGGCCGACGAACACGATGTCGCACCGCGATGCTTCTGCTCGGAGCCGGCGCGCGGCTTCGTCCCGACTCGGCCAGAGGCTCGGTCGGTGATTCACGTCGTACGACACCGGCAACCCGGCGGCCTCTCGCCGGCCGATGATCGCGGCGACCAGTGCACGGCACGAATCCGAGAGGGCGCCCGTGATGCCCGTCAGGTGGACGCACGGCACCTCCGCGAGCGGCAGCGTGTCGGCGAACGCAGGGCCGAGCTGTGAAGCAGCCGAGCCCGCCCGGTAATAGACGACTCGGGTACCGTCTGGGCCGGGATCCTTGAAGTAGACGCCCGTCGGCGCGGACGGGTCGACCACGACCCAGCGGGTGTCGACACCTCGCTCACCGAGCGTCGCTCGCACACGCCGGCCGATCGGGTCATCGCCGACAGCACTCGCCCAGCCCGAGGGAACACCGAGGTGCGCGAGGTGGCTGGCGACGTTCGATTCCGCGCCGCCGATGTCGAGCCGCAGCGTCGACGCGCGTTCGAGCGCCACGAGCGGATCGGGGGTCAGCAGGCCCATCGTCTCGCCGATCGCGAGCACGGTGGGCAGCCCAGACATGGCGTCACTCACGAGGGTGGGGCCATCGCGGCGATGCGATCGGCCATGACCTTCGCGCCGCCCGACGAGGTGAATCCGCCGTCCACCGGAATCTCGGCGCCTGAGATGTAGGCCGCGGCATCCGACAGCAGGAATGCGGCGATCCCGGCCACCTCGTCGGACTGCCCGACGCGCTCGAGCGGCGTGAGCTCGAGCTGCGCCGCGCGCATCGCGTCGGGCGCGGATGCGGTCATCGGCGTCTCGATGAAGCCGGGATGGATGATGTTCACCCGGATGCCGCGCGGCCCGAACTCCGTCGCCGCGACGTGGGTGAGGCCCCGGAGTCCCCACTTGCTCACGGTGTAAGCGGCCGGGTAGTGCCCGGTCAGCGCGGCGCTCGAACCGACGTTGACGATCGACGAGCCTTCCGCCATGAGAGGTGCGATCGCCTGGATGCCGAGCATGGCGCCGGTGAGATTCACCGCGAGCACCCGGTCCCAGTCCTCGCGCGTGAGGGTGCCGAGACGCGCGCGATGGGTGATGCCCGCGTTGTTCACGAGACCCTTGACGGGCTCGCCGTCACGGAGGTCATCGGCGAGGGCGATCCAGTCATCCTCCGAAGCCACGTCGAGCCGCCGATATCGGATGCCGGTCCCCGCGAACGCCCCAGGCGGCGTGTCCGCGAGATCGGTGGCGATGACACGAGCGCGGAGCCTGTGGAGCAGCAGCGCCTCGGCGGCACCTTGACCGGCCGCCGCGCCGGTGACGATCACCGTACGGCCCGTCAGCGAGTCGTCGGCGGGTGTCATACGGTGACGCTTCCTGCGGGATGCAGCTGGGTGTCCACGATTCGCGCCGCCTCCGCGAACAGCCCGCGCATCCAGGCGTGCTCGGGGTCGCGATTGTGGACCGGATGCCACCACAGCGCGTTGACGATCGGGGTGGCGTCGAAGGGGGCCGACAGGATCCGGATGCCGGGCACCTGCTGTGCCGCGAGCGGCGCGAGGCCCGCCTGCAGCAGACCGAGCCGGTTCGTGCCGCTGATGAAGTGCGGGAGTGAGAGGAAGCTCTCCACGACGACTTCGACCCTGGGCTCGATGCCGAGCTGCTGCAGCTGCCGTGCGGCCGAGGTGAACGCGGTGCGCGACTGGAACGTGAAGACCCAGGGCATGGCACCGAGATGCTCCATGGTGATCTCGTCGCCGATGGCCTCGTTCGACTCCGATGCGACGATCACCCAGCCATCACGCCAGAGATCGACATACGGCAGATCGGTCAGGTAGCCGTGGGGGATCAGCATGCCGTCGACGGCGCGCAGCCGCGTCGAGACTTCGTCGACGATCGATGGGTTGTGCAGCATGAACCGGAATCGCACGCCCGGAGCGCGCTCGGCGGCGATTCTCGACACCGCAGTGCCGATCGTCGCGAAGCCGTAGTCGGATCCATACACCGAGAATTCGCGCGTCGAATCCAGCGGATTCCACGTCGCCTGACTCTCGAACACCCGGCGCGCGGCCTCGAGCGCCGTCGTGGTGTGCTCGATCAGCCGAAAGGCGAGGGGCGTGAGCTCGTAGGTGTTACCGCGCCGCGCGAGGATCGGGTCGTTGAAGTGCGTGCGCAGCCGCGCGAGTGACGCGCTCAGCGCAGGCTGACTCAGGTGCAGTCGCTCCGCCGCGCGCGTGACGCTCTGCTCAGTGAGCAGCGCATCGAGGGCGACGAGCAGGTTCAGGTCGAGCCGGGAGAGCAGCGGTTGATCGGACACGTCGGTGTGTTCCTTCGCGGTCGGGATGCCTCGCCCAGTGTATCCGCGCGGTCTATGAGGACGGTAGGAGCCATCGTTGGCGACGATGACCGCACGGTCGAATGGTTATGCGCACATTGATCATACTTATGTATGAAACACACCTAAAGCTGTTAGTCTGGCGATGCACGCCGGAGGGCGCGGCATCCCGATCCAGAGAGAGAGCATCGATGCTTCTCGAGCGAGACCTCATCCAGTCCGTCGGCTTCCGCAATGTCCGAGAGGGCGATCAGATCACGGGCTTTCAGCTTCGCGTGCGGATGCCGTCGTACCGCGGGATGACGGCATCCCTCATCGACGGCATCGCCGTCCGCGTCGGCGACCTCGTCGACGTCGCGGCAGACGTTCCGCTGTGGACCTTCCTGGGCGCGACCTACACGCTCGTGGAGCTGTGGGAGAGCGACGGCGTCCGCTGGCCCCTCGAAGAGGCCGCGATCGTCACGGTCCCGTTCGAGGGCGGATTGCCCGACGGGGTACACGAGGTGTCGATAGAGCTGCGACTGCGGATGTCGTACATCCCGGTCGAGCACCAGCCGTCGACGTACAAGGTCACCAAGCACGTGACGCTCTCGCCCGAGGGCGACGGCGCACCCTTCAAGTACGGAGTCTCGCTCTACAGCTTCATGGGCGACTACGGCACGGTGCTCGACCTCGAAACCGCGCTCGCCGGCATCGCCGACCTCGGTGCGACGGGCGTCGAGATCCTCGGCGAGGGACACATCCCGAACTACCCGGATCCGTCGGAGGAGTGGGTGGACGACTGGTTCCGGCTGCTCGACACCTACGGGCTCGAGCCCACGAACTACGGCTCCTGGATCGACACCCGGCTGCACTCCAGCGGCGACAACGGTCGCGACATGACCGTCGAGGAGGGCGCCGCCGCGCTGCAGCGCGACCTTCGGCTCGCCAAGCGGCTGGGCTTCCGGTTCGTGCGCCCCAAGATCGGCGTCGTGTCGAGCGACCTGATCCCGCATCCGATCTGGACCGAGGTCGTCGAGCAGAGCCTTCCGCTCGCCGAAGAGCTCGACGTCATCATCTGCCCCGAGATCCACGCGCCGACGCCGATCAAGCACGAGGTCGTCGACGAGTACATCGAGTTCATCCGGCGCACCGGAACCAAGCACTTCGGGCTGCTGATCGACACGGGCATCTTCCAGGACCGGCCGATCCCGCTCAAGCCCGGTGAGCTCCCCGGCCGCCGCCCGGCGTTCATGGACGGCATCGCGGTCGACCCGGCCGACTTCGCGGATGTCGCCGAGCACGTCGTGTTCGTCCAGGCGAAGTTCCACGACATCGACGAGAACCTCGAAGACCAGCAGATCCCGTGGGAACCGGTGCTGCGGGCGATCAGGGATGCCGGCTACACGGGATATCTCTCCAGCGAGTACGAGGGCGAGCGCGAGCCCTGGCGCTCGATCGAGCAGGTCCGCCGTCATCACTCGCTGATGCGCCAGGTCGCCGACGCGCTCTGAGCCGCGGCATCCGATCTCCACCGACGAAAGAAGCGACACCATGCCCAACGGACTCATCGCCGACGACAGCCTGCGCGTCCACCCGGAGGGCCTCGCGCTCTCGCTGACGATCCCCTGGTACCGCAGCCTCTGGCTGTCGTCGGTCGGCACACTGCAGGTGTCCATCGACGGCGAGCCCGCGGATGCCGCCGATCTCGCATTCGAGCTGGCGGGAGCGCGCTACGTCCTTGACGACCTGCCGGATCAGAGCGACGTGCTCTGGTACCTGCAGGAGCACCCGCTGCTGATCGTGAAGCGCGACATCCCCGTCACCCTCGGCGAGAGCCACGAGGTCGAGATCTTCGGTCAGCTGCGGCTGCCCTACATGCAGATCGCGCCGGGACAGGACGGCGGGCCGGGCATGTACGTGCCGAACGTCGTCCGCCAGAC from Microbacterium pumilum carries:
- a CDS encoding SDR family oxidoreductase; translation: MTPADDSLTGRTVIVTGAAAGQGAAEALLLHRLRARVIATDLADTPPGAFAGTGIRYRRLDVASEDDWIALADDLRDGEPVKGLVNNAGITHRARLGTLTREDWDRVLAVNLTGAMLGIQAIAPLMAEGSSIVNVGSSAALTGHYPAAYTVSKWGLRGLTHVAATEFGPRGIRVNIIHPGFIETPMTASAPDAMRAAQLELTPLERVGQSDEVAGIAAFLLSDAAAYISGAEIPVDGGFTSSGGAKVMADRIAAMAPPS
- a CDS encoding bifunctional 4-hydroxy-2-oxoglutarate aldolase/2-dehydro-3-deoxy-phosphogluconate aldolase, coding for MPSSDEWFDEAFADERILVIARGLGVERSLQMAEQSWDLGVTMLELPIQSATDVEALANVAAAGRERGLVVGAGTILTPDQVLVARDAGAVYTVSPGADEAVIRASLDAGLPTLPGVATASDIQRCRGFGLHWLKAFPASVLGPEWISAMNGPFPEVRFVATGGVSAANARSFVDAGVRVVGLGSSLADPAQLEEIKRAISPTTGP
- a CDS encoding FAD-dependent oxidoreductase, which gives rise to MRVGIIGGGAAGLTSAWLLSEQHEVTLFEKDDRLGGHAHTIEIDARGQRIHVDAGFQFFGAGESYARFNRLLDILEVARTAYPATLTVFHERYQHPVVLPPFRNGCPVWASLTPTAICHMLRLRSFLSGVPAFLERHEMTLTIGEYIQAQHLPKRFVDDFLYPLLLSFWCVELSEFRGFAAYNALFYLGANMPAGLSPPSQSEITGGLKVYIDALVRGLGTTRIRIDAGIRRVTREIDGYAVDDANGTRHTFDHVLIATNARQAADLIESVPELEARAAELRRFRYFDTTIAIHGDRRLMPRSNAAWSVVNARWDGAHSSLSIWSPARGLPVFKSWVTFDQALPEPLYAVTTYEHGKIDTDYFDAQRRLKDMQGQHGLWLAGLYTDDADSHESAIRSAITVAQRLAPDSPRLAQLLG
- a CDS encoding LysR family transcriptional regulator, with the translated sequence MSDQPLLSRLDLNLLVALDALLTEQSVTRAAERLHLSQPALSASLARLRTHFNDPILARRGNTYELTPLAFRLIEHTTTALEAARRVFESQATWNPLDSTREFSVYGSDYGFATIGTAVSRIAAERAPGVRFRFMLHNPSIVDEVSTRLRAVDGMLIPHGYLTDLPYVDLWRDGWVIVASESNEAIGDEITMEHLGAMPWVFTFQSRTAFTSAARQLQQLGIEPRVEVVVESFLSLPHFISGTNRLGLLQAGLAPLAAQQVPGIRILSAPFDATPIVNALWWHPVHNRDPEHAWMRGLFAEAARIVDTQLHPAGSVTV
- a CDS encoding C-glycoside deglycosidase beta subunit domain-containing protein, yielding MLLERDLIQSVGFRNVREGDQITGFQLRVRMPSYRGMTASLIDGIAVRVGDLVDVAADVPLWTFLGATYTLVELWESDGVRWPLEEAAIVTVPFEGGLPDGVHEVSIELRLRMSYIPVEHQPSTYKVTKHVTLSPEGDGAPFKYGVSLYSFMGDYGTVLDLETALAGIADLGATGVEILGEGHIPNYPDPSEEWVDDWFRLLDTYGLEPTNYGSWIDTRLHSSGDNGRDMTVEEGAAALQRDLRLAKRLGFRFVRPKIGVVSSDLIPHPIWTEVVEQSLPLAEELDVIICPEIHAPTPIKHEVVDEYIEFIRRTGTKHFGLLIDTGIFQDRPIPLKPGELPGRRPAFMDGIAVDPADFADVAEHVVFVQAKFHDIDENLEDQQIPWEPVLRAIRDAGYTGYLSSEYEGEREPWRSIEQVRRHHSLMRQVADAL
- a CDS encoding sugar kinase codes for the protein MSGLPTVLAIGETMGLLTPDPLVALERASTLRLDIGGAESNVASHLAHLGVPSGWASAVGDDPIGRRVRATLGERGVDTRWVVVDPSAPTGVYFKDPGPDGTRVVYYRAGSAASQLGPAFADTLPLAEVPCVHLTGITGALSDSCRALVAAIIGRREAAGLPVSYDVNHRPSLWPSRDEAARRLRAEASRCDIVFVGLDEAHALWGTESADDVRDLLREPAVLVVKDGERAAYAFDSSGRFVEPTSAIEVVEPVGAGDAFAAGYLAGVLAGGSTEDALRTGHDRARAVLMSLGDF